In the Halobacteriovoraceae bacterium genome, AATATTTCTCCGATAATGTAAAAGTCGATGCCATCGTTTTGACTCCCATAGTTTTTTTGAAATGGCAGTTTTTTTTACATCAGACAATGCATCAAACGCAAAAATATTTTTTTCAATAAATAATAAAAATATAAAAAGGGGAACAAGCGTTCCCCATCTCATCAATTTTCTATTTGAAATATTAAGCTCCGCAAGAAGATCTTAGGACTTCAATTTTGCTTTGAATTTCAGCAGAGTTATTTGTGCTGAAAATTGAAGAATAATTAGTTTTTAAAGCAGAATAGAAAGACTCAGTAGATCCACATTTATAGAGTTGTGCCAAAGAAGTTAGTGTTTCACCATGACCTTTAGCAATATCATTTTTAAGAGCAGGTCTATTCGTTTCGATGAAATAAGAAACGTCGCCTTCTCCTTCAACGCAGTTTGATGTACCACTTGTAATTCCAAAAGTTTGAGTTCCAAAAGTTCCATTTGTTGTCGCAGCTGCAATTTGAATAAAACCTTTTTGATCACCGAAAACGACTGAACCAAGTCCACATCCGGCCATACCGTAAGACTGTGCGAATGCAGCAATAGAACCCATAGAAAGAATCATAGATAATACGATTTTCTTTAACATAATATTCTCCTTAGAATAGTTATTGGAGAAACTAGTTTAACAAAGCCAAATAGTATGGGATCTTAATCAAAAAAGTTGATTTTAGGGAAACCAATAATTGACTCAGCATACTCGTCAATATTTTCAGGTCTTAAGTTGTCCAGGTCCATCTCAGGTTTTAAAAACAAAAAGAATAATGCATCTTCTTCCCATTCCTTATAATCTTTATCAGGAATTTGATCCCTTATTTCTTCAAAAAAATCTGAATGTTTCAATCTTAATTTGGGCATCTCAATAGACCCTATTCTACATGGGCCTTCTTTTCTCTTATACGATTTAAACTTCATTGTTATCCTCTCTTTATACTTAATTTTTCAAAGGATTGAACTATGAGTTTACGACGTATTCACCGTTACTGCATCCCTGGTTTTGACGTGACAGACACTAAAGAGTGGTTAGATAAAGGCTTTATTGAGATATTTATCAAAGATGGACGTGAAGTTAAACAGTGTTCCAGGTGTTGTCATGAGCTTGATGCAGCCAAAGTTAGCGAGCATAAAGTCAAAGTTCGCACAATGGATATTCATGGTTTTAAGGGATACTACATCTTTAAAAGAACTAAGCATCGATGCGGTAATTGTAAAAAAATTAGAACTTCTAAAATTGACTGGATCTCTGAGGAGACTCCGCACGTAACCGAGGAATATGCTTGGTGGTTAGGACGTCTTTGTGAGATTACTCCAGTCTCTCGGGCCGCTGAGTTCACTGGCAATGATCCTATGAGTATGTGGCGGTTTGATTTTAAAAGAATGAAGCGGATGTTTCAACACTACAAGATCCCAAAGGTCAGGAGGATTTGTGTAGACGAAGTCTATGCCAGAAAGAAAAAGTATCATGCCAAAGAGTCCAGGGATAAACGCTTTTTCACGATAATCTGTGACTTGGACACTAGGAGGGTTATTTGGGTGTCTGAAAGCCGCTCTAAAGAAGCACTTAATGAGTTTTTTCATGTCATGGGAAAAGAGCGCTGTGAAGAGATTGAAGTTGTAGCGGCAGATCAGTTTGATGGATATAAACTTAGCGTGAAAGAGAACTGTCCCAACGCTATTTTTGTATGGGATCGTTTTCATATCATGCAGACGTTTCAAAACTATATTAATAGTGAGAGACAGTGGTTAAATGAGCACATGTGCAAAGGAGAACAAAAGAGACTGACTCGTGGCAAATTTAAACAGTTATTCACTAAAAAATCTGATCGAAGAACAAAAGCTGAGAACCGGCATATTCGGGAAGTCATGAGAGATAATGAATATTTTGTTTACCTAGAACTCATTAAAGAAGGTATGCACCAGATATTTGAATCTGCTTCAGCTCCGGAAGCAAGAGCAAAGTTTGAAGAGATGGGGGAATGGATAAATCAAGCAGGGATCTTCTATGAACTAAAAAAATGGTGGAAAACGTTTGATGATGGATGGGATACATTCAGAAACTACTTCAAATACCCTGTTACCTCATCACTTTCAGAAGGAATAAACAACGTCATCAAAACAATAAAGAAAAGAGCTTATGGTTATAGGAATATGCAGTATTTTAAGCTTAAAATCCTCCAAGTATGCGGATTTTTGAACTCTAAGTGGGTACCAATGAATTTTCAATAACTTCAACTTTTTTGTTAGAGAGGCAATAGTATGACAATATTTTTCCTTTATACTTACGTAGATTTAGAAATTCTCTGCGAAGTTAAAGAGGAGGAGTAAAATTGCAAAAATATGCTTACAAGATTTTTTACGTAGCAATAAATATGTATTTTTTATAGT is a window encoding:
- a CDS encoding DUF3015 family protein, which produces MLKKIVLSMILSMGSIAAFAQSYGMAGCGLGSVVFGDQKGFIQIAAATTNGTFGTQTFGITSGTSNCVEGEGDVSYFIETNRPALKNDIAKGHGETLTSLAQLYKCGSTESFYSALKTNYSSIFSTNNSAEIQSKIEVLRSSCGA
- a CDS encoding ISL3 family transposase translates to MSLRRIHRYCIPGFDVTDTKEWLDKGFIEIFIKDGREVKQCSRCCHELDAAKVSEHKVKVRTMDIHGFKGYYIFKRTKHRCGNCKKIRTSKIDWISEETPHVTEEYAWWLGRLCEITPVSRAAEFTGNDPMSMWRFDFKRMKRMFQHYKIPKVRRICVDEVYARKKKYHAKESRDKRFFTIICDLDTRRVIWVSESRSKEALNEFFHVMGKERCEEIEVVAADQFDGYKLSVKENCPNAIFVWDRFHIMQTFQNYINSERQWLNEHMCKGEQKRLTRGKFKQLFTKKSDRRTKAENRHIREVMRDNEYFVYLELIKEGMHQIFESASAPEARAKFEEMGEWINQAGIFYELKKWWKTFDDGWDTFRNYFKYPVTSSLSEGINNVIKTIKKRAYGYRNMQYFKLKILQVCGFLNSKWVPMNFQ